Part of the Acidobacteriota bacterium genome, AGGAGGAACTCAACGCCAGCGCGGCCCAGGGATACCGCCTCCATCCCGACTCGATCCTCTACAACGACTGCGAGCTGGTCTTGCTCATGCAGCCCCTGGCCCCCGAGGACGGGCGCTATCAATACCGCGTCCTGGGCACCGACCGCACCTCCACCATGCAGCGCGAACTGGAGCAGGCCTACCAAGAGGGCTTCCGGCTGGTGGACCTGGTTTCGGCCGACGACAACATCGCCGTGCTGGAACGCGATTTCCGTCCTTGAGGGATGCTCGAACTTGCGTCCGGCTGGATGTTGGCGCAAAGCGGCAGTATCATGACCTTGAAGGCCTGCCAATGAAGAAACCGGTCTATCTCAAGAGGCCCAGCGCCTGTGACGAGCGCGAGCGGCGGGAGTTCGCCCGCCTGGTGCGGGAGGGCTTCAACGGCTCCGACTCGACCTTGGAGGAGCGCATCAGCGCGGCCCGCAGGCTGGCCTTCTGCTGGACCGATGAGGACGCGCCGGCGGCCATCTCGGGCCTCAAGGCGCCCTCCCCCGGATATCGCGAGAGTCTCTTCGAGAAGGCCCGATCAGGCCTAAGCGCCGCCCCTTACGAACTGGAGTTGGGATGGGTCTACGTCGTCCCTCATGAGCGGGGGAAGGGCCTCGGCGCCGACCTCTGCCGGCGGCTGCTGCAGAGCGAGGGAACCTGCGGCCTCTTCGCCACCACCCGACCCGACAATGCACCCATGATCAAGATCTTGAGCGCGCTCGGTTTCAGGAGGGTGGGCCAGCCTTATCCGCGCCGCCGGGAGAGGCTGACGCTCTTCCTGCGTCCGCCGCCGGCGGGCGCCGCTTGATGAACTGGCCCGCCAGCAGTGGAATCAGGCTCATGACCAGCACCACTCCCCACCCCCCGATGCCCGGCGGACGTACGGCCAGAACACGGGCGATGAGGGGCAGGTAGACGGCCGCCAGGATCATGCCCAGGCACAGCGCCAGGGCACCCCACACATAGCGGTTGCGGGTGATCTCGTTGACCAGCCGGCTGGTCCCCGCCTGGCGCATGTTGAAGACATGCCAGAGCTGGGCGCAAGCCAGCGTCAGGAAGGACACCGTGACGGCTTGCGGGGGATCCATGCCCAGCCACTCCTCGGCCAGGATCAGCGCGCCCAGCACCGAAATCGTAAAGACCAGGCCGTAGAGTGCGATCAGCCGCCAGTGATGGCGCCCCAGGATTGGCTCCCGGGGGTGGCGGGGAGGACTGTCCATGAGATGCTCGTCGCCCTGTCCCAGCCCCAGGGCCAGCGCAGGAAAGACGTCGGTCACCAGGTTGAGGAAGAGAATCTGCAAGGGCAGGATGGGCAAGGTCGCCCCCAGCAGCGCCGCCGCGCCCACGATCATGACTTCGCTGACATTGCACGACATCAGGTAAAGGACAAAACTGCGGATGTTCTGGAAGATGGCGCGGCCTTCCCTGACGGCGGCCACAATGGTGGAAAAAGCGTCGTCCTGCAAGACCATGTCGGAGGCTTCCTGAGCCACCTGCGTGCCCCGTTGACCCATGGCGATGCCGATGTCGGCCTTTTTCAGGGCGGGTGCGTCGTTAACGCCGTCGCCGGTCATGGCCACGATTCGCCCTGATTGCTGGTGCAGCTCGATCAGGTCCAGTTTCTGGCGGGGGCTGACGCGGGCGAAGAGGCGGGCCTGCAGAAGGAGCCGCTTCTCACTCTCGCTGAGTTTGTCCAAGGGTTTGATCTCGGCCCCTTGCACAACCTGCTCTCGCTCGTCCCCGGTCAGTCCCACCGCCCGGCCGATACCGCGGGCCGTTACAGCCTGGTCGCCGGTCACCATGACCACTTCGATGCCGGCCCTCCGGCACTCTCGGATGGCCTGGCCGACGTCCCTGCGGGCCGGATCAAGCAAGCCCGCCAAACCGATCAGGGTGAGTCCCTGGTAGGGCTCCTCCTCAGCGCTCCCGGCCTCTTTGCAAGCCAAGGCCAACACGCGCATGCCCCGAGCCGCCAATTCCTCGTTGCGGGCCAGCCAGGCAGAGCGTCTCCGCTCGTCGAGGGCTATCGGCCCCTCTTCGGCCAGGACCTGGGTGGAAACGGCCAACACGGCCTCGGGGGCCCCTTTGGCGGCCACCTGATACGCCCCGTCCGCCTTGTGGAAGGTGGCCATCATCTTGCTCTCGGGATCGAAGGCTTCCTCTCTGACCTCGGGGCGCTGTGCCACCAGTTCCCGGCGGTGCAGGCGGGCCTTGGCGCCGGCCGCCAGCAGAGCCGTTTCCAGAGGGTCGCCGAGAGCCTTCCTCCCATTAAGCGAGGCATTGTTGCAGAGCAGTCCCGTCTCCAGCGCCTGGCGCAGCAACCGATGATCGGCGGGGTCAATGTCGCGGCCGTCCAGACGAAAAGTGCCGGCAGACGATCCGTCGCCGATTTCCACCGTGCCATCGTCCAAGGCCAGGCAGGTGAGGGTCATGCGGTTTTCGGTAAGGGTGCCGGTCTTGTCGGTGAAGATGACGGAGGTGGCGCCCAGCGTTTCAACCGAGGAGAGCCGGTTGACCAGTGCGTGGCGCTTGGCCATGCGCCGCATGCCGCGGGCCAGTGCGATGGTGGCCACGATGGGAAGGCCTTCGGGAATGGCGGCCACCGCCAGGGCCAGTCCGGTCTCGATCATGAGTATCAAGCCTTTGCCGGCCAGGGTTCCGCTCAGCGCAACCAGCGCCGTCACGGCCAGCGTGGCCCAGATCAGCCGATGACCCAGTTGATCCAGCCGCACCTCCAGCGGCGTGGCTTCTTCCTTCGACTCGGCCACCAGCGCCGAAATCTCTCCCAGTTCGGTCTGCATTCCGGTGGCGACCACCACCCCGGCGCCGGCACCGCGGGTCACCGCGGTCCCCTTAAAGAGCATGCTGGAGCGTTCGACCAGGGGAGTCTCTGCTGCGACAGGCTGGGATTGCTTGTCGACCGGCAGGCTCTCGCCGGTCAGAGCTGATTCGTCGGCCTGCATCTTGGAGGCCTCGATGAGGCGCAGGTCGGCGGTGACGACATCTCCGCCCTCGATCACGACGATGTCGCCGGGTACCAGGTCCTGAGCGGGGATTTCCCGTGTCTGTCCTCCCCTGCGCACGCGTGCGGCCACGCTGGTCAGAGCATAGAGGGATTCCATCGAGCGCACCGCTCTGCGCTCGGTGAAGAATCCGATAGCCGTGTTGAGTCCGATCACCACGGCGACGGCCCAGCCTTCCAACGTCTCGCCGAAGGCGAAGGCCACGGCGGCCGCGACCACAAGCAGGGCGATGATGAGGCTCTTGAACTGTGCCAGCAGGATGCTCCAAGCGCTGCGGGGCATCTGCCTGCGCAGCCGGTTGGGCCCGTAGGTATGCATGCGCCGGCCGGCTTCCCGCTGCGACAGCCCCTTCTCGCCGTCGCTGCCTAGCGCCCGCAGCACGGCTTCCGCGTCCTGGGCGTGCCAGGCCCGCTTGCGCGCGGGATCGCCTGAGGACGGCGTTGCAGCGACTTGCTGTCTCAAGGTTCCTCCTAAGAATCATTCTGGTCGACGCACTCGACCGGAACAAGCAACTGTCCATCGAAATCGCCGGCAGCTCCTCCCCCCAGGACGGGCTCACAGCAGGTGTCCAGGCGCTGGCGGGCGTGTTAAAGTCTGCCTGCCATGATCTACGAGCAGTACCGGCCCAACTTGCCGCTCAGCCAGTTCGTGGAGCACCTCTGGTTCTACTCGGGATACGATCCGGGACACCGGCGGGAAAAGCTGCTGCCCGACGGAGCCATCGAACTGATCATCGACATGGAGGACACGCCCAAGAGGCTGTTCGCCTCCGAGACTTCGACCCAAGCCCAAGAGTTCCGCGGCGCCTGGATTTCGGGCGAACATAAGGAGTACATCATCATCGAGGCCTCGCCTCACTCCTCAATGGCCGGCGTGCGGTTCCGTCCGGGAGGAGCTTGGCCCTTTTTCTCCTTTCCCATGTCTGAACTGACCAACCAGGTCGTTCAACTCGACCTGATCTGGGGCGGCGACATTGCGCTGTTGCGGGAGAAGTTGCTGGAAACGCCTTCCGTCGGGGGCAAGTTCCGGGTCATGGAAGAGTTCCTGCTGGGGCGGGCCCGCGAGCACCTGCTGCAAGACCGGACCATCGCCTTCGCGCTCGAGCAAATCACCACCCGCCCTCAGTTCCTCGTCATCGGCGACCTCATCGAGCAAGTGGGGTACAGTCACCGCCATTTCCTCAAGCGCTTCAAGAACTGCGTGGGCGTGACGCCCAAGTTCCTGACGCGGGTCTTCAAGTTTCAGCACGTTATCGGTTCGCTGGAAGGACTCAGCGGAAGCGATGTCAACTGGGCCGAGCTTTGCTGCGACTGGGGATATTACGACCAAGCCCACTTCATCAACGAGTTCCGCAGCCTCTCCGGACTGCGGCCCACCGATTACCTCAAGCAGTGGTGGGAGTATCCCAACTTCCTGCCCCTCGACTGAAGCGCCCGCCCCTGGCCCGCCCGTGAGCTGTCGGATTAGCGACAAGCCTTGAAACGCCTTTGTGCCGGCCTCATCTGAACATGCAACAATGGCGGCAAGCCCATTACGGGGAGACGGAGGCGTTCTATGAAGAAGTGGATGGTGCTGATAGCCCTATTGAGTCTGGGAGTCCTGGCCTTGGCGGCCGACTGGCAGGACAAGCCTTTTACCGACTGGTCGCAAGACGAGGTGCGCTCGGTTCTGAACCGGTCGCCCTGGGTCCAGGTGCAGCGCATCGGACGACCCGCCCTGCGGGCAGGCGCAGGACGCAACGACAGCCGCCTGCCTGAAGGCAGTTCGGTTGGAGGCCGGCCCGCACAGCAGCCCTCTTCGCCCAGTACTCTGGAGTCCGCCGAGGTGCAGCGCTTTTACTCCATCAAGATCATGTCCCAGCCGGTGCGCATGGCCATGGCCCGCTGGGCCATGCTCCACAACGGATTGAGGGAGGAGAACGCGCGCCAATTCGTCAACGCCGGTCTGTTCAACGACCACATCGTGGTCGGTGTCAGCGTCCCGCCCGGCCAGGACGCTTCCGAACTGGAACAAGACAGCGATGTGTTGCAGGACACCACCTTCCTCCACCTCAAGGGCAGCGACAGCAAATTGCTGCTGAGCCGCTACCTGCCGCCCTCTCAAACCGGACAGGCCGACGGGATGTTCTTCTTCCCGCGTTTCGACGACGAGGGCCAGCCGACGGTGTCCCTTGCCGACAAGGAGATCCGTTTCGAGTGCGGGCTGAACCGGGACACCAAGCTGTCGCAGACGTTCAAGCTGAAGAAAATGAAGTTCCGCGACAAGCTGGCCTTGTAAGCCACCGGGTAGGCTACCATTGATCAGGTGAAGACCTACCGCTATGGCGCCCCGCTGGCGGCAGCCTGGATTCTGCTCTGCGTCGTGGGGTGGAATCTTCTCTCCCCATCCTTCCGCTACGGCGAGGGGCACGCGCAGCGCCCCATCCTGGCCTTCGTGTTCCTGTGGGCGGCAGCCGGGGCCGGACTCTGGCTGCTGGCCCGCAGCCTTCCCTCCCGGGTGAGCGCGGAGGAAAGGGCCGGATGGGCTTGGAAGGCGGCCCTGCTGCTGGGATTGGCGGGCCGCCTGGTGCTGCTGCCCACCCCCCTGATCCAGGAAGACGATCCTTACCGCTTCGTCCTGGACGGCCAGACCGTGCTGGCGGGAGCCGACCCTTACCGCCTCACACCCAGCCAGATCGCGCAGAGCTTTGACCATCCGCTGACGCCTCAACTGCGCGGCGATCCTCAGGCGCGGCAAATCCTGCGGCGGGTCAGCCGGCCCGACCTGCACACCGTCTATCCCCCAGTGGCCCAGGGCGCCTTCGCGCTGGGAGCCTGGTTGAGCGGATGGGACTGGCGAGGACAACGCTGGGTCTTCCTGTCAGTCGACCTGGCCCTGCTGGCCCTGCTGCTGTGGCTGCTCAAGCTGCTTGCCCTCCCCCCTCAATGGAGCCTGCTGTGGGCCTGCAATCCGCTGGTCCTCAAAGAGGTGGCCAATTCGGCCCACGCCGACGTGCTGGCAGCTTTCTTCCTGCTGCTGGCGATCGCAGCCCTCTGCGGACGGTTGCAGCTTGGGCCTTGCTCAGGCGCTGTTTTGGCGGGGGCGGCCCTGGGACTGGCCGTCCTGTGCAAGCTCTACATCCTCTTCTTGCTGCCCGCCTTCCTGCTCTGGCTGCTCAAGCGGTCTGGCCAAGGCCCGGCCACCAATGCCGGGGCAGCGCTTTTGGGGACGGCTTTCGCCTTGCCGACCGCGGCGGGCCTTGCCTGGATGCTGAGCTGGACACCCTCGGGAATAGAGGCCTATGCCGGCGACTGGCAGATCAACGCCGGCGCCTTCATGGTGCTGGAAAAGCTGACGGAGGCGCTGGGGATGCCTCCTCTGGCGGCCCGTGCCGGCTGCCTGCTTGTGGCCTCGGCCGGTGCCGTCCTCATTCCCTGGACGCGGCGGGGCCGCGGACTGCCG contains:
- a CDS encoding GNAT family N-acetyltransferase — encoded protein: MKKPVYLKRPSACDERERREFARLVREGFNGSDSTLEERISAARRLAFCWTDEDAPAAISGLKAPSPGYRESLFEKARSGLSAAPYELELGWVYVVPHERGKGLGADLCRRLLQSEGTCGLFATTRPDNAPMIKILSALGFRRVGQPYPRRRERLTLFLRPPPAGAA
- a CDS encoding cation-transporting P-type ATPase, whose translation is MRQQVAATPSSGDPARKRAWHAQDAEAVLRALGSDGEKGLSQREAGRRMHTYGPNRLRRQMPRSAWSILLAQFKSLIIALLVVAAAVAFAFGETLEGWAVAVVIGLNTAIGFFTERRAVRSMESLYALTSVAARVRRGGQTREIPAQDLVPGDIVVIEGGDVVTADLRLIEASKMQADESALTGESLPVDKQSQPVAAETPLVERSSMLFKGTAVTRGAGAGVVVATGMQTELGEISALVAESKEEATPLEVRLDQLGHRLIWATLAVTALVALSGTLAGKGLILMIETGLALAVAAIPEGLPIVATIALARGMRRMAKRHALVNRLSSVETLGATSVIFTDKTGTLTENRMTLTCLALDDGTVEIGDGSSAGTFRLDGRDIDPADHRLLRQALETGLLCNNASLNGRKALGDPLETALLAAGAKARLHRRELVAQRPEVREEAFDPESKMMATFHKADGAYQVAAKGAPEAVLAVSTQVLAEEGPIALDERRRSAWLARNEELAARGMRVLALACKEAGSAEEEPYQGLTLIGLAGLLDPARRDVGQAIRECRRAGIEVVMVTGDQAVTARGIGRAVGLTGDEREQVVQGAEIKPLDKLSESEKRLLLQARLFARVSPRQKLDLIELHQQSGRIVAMTGDGVNDAPALKKADIGIAMGQRGTQVAQEASDMVLQDDAFSTIVAAVREGRAIFQNIRSFVLYLMSCNVSEVMIVGAAALLGATLPILPLQILFLNLVTDVFPALALGLGQGDEHLMDSPPRHPREPILGRHHWRLIALYGLVFTISVLGALILAEEWLGMDPPQAVTVSFLTLACAQLWHVFNMRQAGTSRLVNEITRNRYVWGALALCLGMILAAVYLPLIARVLAVRPPGIGGWGVVLVMSLIPLLAGQFIKRRPPAADAGRASASPGGADKAGPPS
- a CDS encoding helix-turn-helix domain-containing protein, producing the protein MIYEQYRPNLPLSQFVEHLWFYSGYDPGHRREKLLPDGAIELIIDMEDTPKRLFASETSTQAQEFRGAWISGEHKEYIIIEASPHSSMAGVRFRPGGAWPFFSFPMSELTNQVVQLDLIWGGDIALLREKLLETPSVGGKFRVMEEFLLGRAREHLLQDRTIAFALEQITTRPQFLVIGDLIEQVGYSHRHFLKRFKNCVGVTPKFLTRVFKFQHVIGSLEGLSGSDVNWAELCCDWGYYDQAHFINEFRSLSGLRPTDYLKQWWEYPNFLPLD